From a region of the Drosophila ananassae strain 14024-0371.13 chromosome XL, ASM1763931v2, whole genome shotgun sequence genome:
- the LOC6504678 gene encoding coiled-coil domain-containing protein CG32809 isoform X6 — MLIRWKSKDKSASSNQACGSSSSSSKKKRKGREGEEDWQNENKSGRMPQNEQGGGDERRRNMRRDDPRRHTLGGDMLVYGGSQHPHAHQMAPQQQRAMDLEMSTRAQKNKKNQPMRGYAPVNQGPLFDDDPGIMSEVETASTGFRRGGKQRSSLPVVRTPSKTLERPLGLVFLQYRSETKRALLPNEITSIDTVRALFVRSFPRQLTMSYLEGPNVKIYIHDASKDMFYELEDVRSHLREIRDRSVLRLFESTEVAAPPQILPGGPGIPQPLPQAQAPNANAWDQDQSYFSEPEFDSDYKHQHIHKSKIGKQPAPYYVGSSQTLPRGMYSSERNKVSMDGYTSSPERSSRGNYEEPYYSQYGTRGAVVAPIIDEEQSDGTLTEDQYALYGIKVGPNRLPHRGNQIYDPTRPEDLHRIRVEHMERQLANLTGLVQKALVNQNPQIAPLAVPTLDPNYLVVPSQMQANGSGDDLYIREKAPKLGKNSCQKSVSFEKSVSFSDDIQGIPKSHSPLHAADTKPTKPAIKSSTLPRTSSQERDRLKPPPPPKPIVLAQTAHPSYRADIALAPEVYNHLRGLQKKAKDLRMEVRTLRRLSQAQAVAVREDIKGTFMRIRATLLASSGSFWNHQGDQDATRISREEELYKQEVIRLEKDLSDLEASVENLRGEVINRRTRVNMTAVEDMALVLSRASKTVAELKLKFPALSNGLRCILSNEMEKVVREEKFLKEEPDRLESALRRCKKLTGTLVTLKRLASVQEQRLPPNEPTINEEPPRSADISAPDKFNWRWSSNFKEAITE, encoded by the exons ATGTTGATCCGCTGGAAGAGCAAAGACAAGAGCGCCTCCTCCAATCAGGCatgtggcagcagcagctcctcctccaAAAAGAAGCGCAAGGGACGGGAAGGCG AAGAAGACTGGCAGAATGAGAACAAATCGGGACGAATGCCGCAAAACGAGCAGG GAGGTGGCGATGAACGAAGACGTAACATGCGACGGGACGATCCGAGGCGCCACACCCTGGGCGGAGATATGCTCGTCTACGGTGGCTCCCAGCATCCGCACGCCCACCAGATGGCGCCACAGCAGCAGCGCGCCATGGACCTGGAG ATGAGCACCAGAGCCCAGAAGAACAAGAAGAACCAGCCCATGCGGGGCTATGCGCCCGTCAACCAGGGTCCACTCTTCGACGACGACCCGGGCATTATGTCCGAGGTGGAGACGGCCAGCACGGGCTTCCGGCGGGGCGGCAAGCAGAGGTCCTCCCTGCCCGTGGTGCGCACCCCCTCCAAGACCCTGGAGCGTCCGTTGGGCCTGGTCTTCCTCCAGTACCGGTCGGAGACGAAGAGAGCTCTGTTGCCAAATGAGATCACATCGATCGACACGGTGCGGGCCCTGTTCGTGAGGTCATTTCCCCGACAGCTGACCATGTCGTATCTGGAGGGGCCGAATGTCAAGATCTACATACATGATGCCAGCAAGGATATGTTCTACGAACTGGAGGATGTGCGGTCGCATTTGCGTGAAATACGGGATCGGTCGGTGTTGCGACTCTTCGAGTCCACCGAAGTGGCTGCCCCGCCACAGATTTTGCCCGGTGGTCCTGGCATCCCGCAGCCCCTGCCGCAGGCTCAGGCACCGAATGCCAATGCCTGGGATCAGGATCAGAGCTATTTCAGTGAACCGGAATTCGATTCGGACTACAAACACCAGCATATTCACAAATCGAAG ATTGGAAAACAACCGGCACCGTACTATGTTGGCTCCTCCCAGACCCTGCCCCGGGGCATGTACTCCTCAGAACGCAACAAAGTCTCCATGG ATGGTTATACCAGTTCTCCGGAGCGGAGTAGCCGTGGGAATTACGAGGAACCCTATTATAGCCAATATGGAACCAGGGGTGCTGTAGTGGCTCCCATTATAGACGAAGAACAAAG cgaTGGAACCCTTACCGAGGATCAGTATGCTCTCTATGGAATAAAGGTGGGACCCAATCGATTGCCACATCGCGGAAACCAGATCTACGATCCCACTAG GCCAGAAGACCTGCACCGGATTCGCGTGGAGCACATGGAGCGGCAACTGGCCAACCTGACGGGTCTGGTGCAGAAGGCATTGGTTAATCAGAACCCGCAGATTGCGCCACTGGCGGTTCCCACACTGGATCCCAATTACCTGGTCGTTCCATCGCAGATGCAAG CCAATGGCTCTGGGGATGATCTGTACATTCGGGAGAAAGCTCCCAAGTTGGGCAAGAACTCGTGCC AAAAATCCGTGTCCTTTGAGAAGTCAGTGTCCTTTAGCGATGACATACAGGGAATACCCAAGTCTCACAGTCCTCTACATGCTG CTGATACGAAGCCAACCAAGCCGGCAATCAAGTCATCCACCCTACCGCGCACCTCGTCCCAAG AACGCGATCGGTTGAAGCCTCCTCCGCCACCCAAACCCATTGTCTTGGCTCAGACCGCCCATCCCAGCTACCGGGCGGACATTGCTCTGGCTCCCGAGGTCTACAATCATTTGCGAGGACTCCAGAAGAAGGCCAAGGATCTGCGTATGGAGGTACGAACTCTGAGACGCCTCTCCCAGGCCCAGGCCGTGGCCGTTCGCGAGGACATCAAGGGCACTTTTATGCGCATTCGGGCCACACTCTTGGCCAGCAGTGGCAGTTTTTGGAACCATCAGGGCGATCAGGATGCCACACGGATTTCCAGAGAGGAGGAGCTCTACAAGCAGGAGGTGATCCGATTGGAAAAGGATCTCAGCGACCTGGAGGCCTCCGTGGAGAATCTACGCGGCGAGGTCATCAATCGTAGGACTCGAGTGAACATGACCGCCGTGGAGGACATGGCTCTGGTGCTGAGCAGGGCCAG CAAAACCGTGGCCGAGCTGAAGCTCAAATTCCCAGCTCTGTCCAATGGACTGCGGTGCATCCTCTCCAACGAAATGGAAAAGGTGGTCCGCGAAGAaaagttcctcaaggaagagCCCGACCGCTTGGAGTCGGCGCTACGTCGCTGTAAAAAGCTAACCGGCACCTTAGTGACACTAAAACG cTTGGCAAGTGTGCAGGAACAGAGGTTGCCGCCGAACGAGCCGACCATCAATGAGGAACCACCGCGATCTGCGGATATCTCGGCGCCCGACAAG TTTAACTGGCGATGGAGTTCAAACTTCAAAGAGGCAATTACTGAGTAA
- the LOC6504678 gene encoding coiled-coil domain-containing protein CG32809 isoform X5, which yields MLIRWKSKDKSASSNQACGSSSSSSKKKRKGREGEEDWQNENKSGRMPQNEQGGGDERRRNMRRDDPRRHTLGGDMLVYGGSQHPHAHQMAPQQQRAMDLEMSTRAQKNKKNQPMRGYAPVNQGPLFDDDPGIMSEVETASTGFRRGGKQRSSLPVVRTPSKTLERPLGLVFLQYRSETKRALLPNEITSIDTVRALFVRSFPRQLTMSYLEGPNVKIYIHDASKDMFYELEDVRSHLREIRDRSVLRLFESTEVAAPPQILPGGPGIPQPLPQAQAPNANAWDQDQSYFSEPEFDSDYKHQHIHKSKIGKQPAPYYVGSSQTLPRGMYSSERNKVSMGAPVKPLRSLNSRGSMEPLFPYTPDQLYSIPDGYTSSPERSSRGNYEEPYYSQYGTRGAVVAPIIDEEQSDGTLTEDQYALYGIKVGPNRLPHRGNQIYDPTRPEDLHRIRVEHMERQLANLTGLVQKALVNQNPQIAPLAVPTLDPNYLVVPSQMQANGSGDDLYIREKAPKLGKNSCQKSVSFEKSVSFSDDIQGIPKSHSPLHAADTKPTKPAIKSSTLPRTSSQERDRLKPPPPPKPIVLAQTAHPSYRADIALAPEVYNHLRGLQKKAKDLRMEVRTLRRLSQAQAVAVREDIKGTFMRIRATLLASSGSFWNHQGDQDATRISREEELYKQEVIRLEKDLSDLEASVENLRGEVINRRTRVNMTAVEDMALVLSRASKTVAELKLKFPALSNGLRCILSNEMEKVVREEKFLKEEPDRLESALRRCKKLTGTLVTLKRLASVQEQRLPPNEPTINEEPPRSADISAPDKFNWRWSSNFKEAITE from the exons ATGTTGATCCGCTGGAAGAGCAAAGACAAGAGCGCCTCCTCCAATCAGGCatgtggcagcagcagctcctcctccaAAAAGAAGCGCAAGGGACGGGAAGGCG AAGAAGACTGGCAGAATGAGAACAAATCGGGACGAATGCCGCAAAACGAGCAGG GAGGTGGCGATGAACGAAGACGTAACATGCGACGGGACGATCCGAGGCGCCACACCCTGGGCGGAGATATGCTCGTCTACGGTGGCTCCCAGCATCCGCACGCCCACCAGATGGCGCCACAGCAGCAGCGCGCCATGGACCTGGAG ATGAGCACCAGAGCCCAGAAGAACAAGAAGAACCAGCCCATGCGGGGCTATGCGCCCGTCAACCAGGGTCCACTCTTCGACGACGACCCGGGCATTATGTCCGAGGTGGAGACGGCCAGCACGGGCTTCCGGCGGGGCGGCAAGCAGAGGTCCTCCCTGCCCGTGGTGCGCACCCCCTCCAAGACCCTGGAGCGTCCGTTGGGCCTGGTCTTCCTCCAGTACCGGTCGGAGACGAAGAGAGCTCTGTTGCCAAATGAGATCACATCGATCGACACGGTGCGGGCCCTGTTCGTGAGGTCATTTCCCCGACAGCTGACCATGTCGTATCTGGAGGGGCCGAATGTCAAGATCTACATACATGATGCCAGCAAGGATATGTTCTACGAACTGGAGGATGTGCGGTCGCATTTGCGTGAAATACGGGATCGGTCGGTGTTGCGACTCTTCGAGTCCACCGAAGTGGCTGCCCCGCCACAGATTTTGCCCGGTGGTCCTGGCATCCCGCAGCCCCTGCCGCAGGCTCAGGCACCGAATGCCAATGCCTGGGATCAGGATCAGAGCTATTTCAGTGAACCGGAATTCGATTCGGACTACAAACACCAGCATATTCACAAATCGAAG ATTGGAAAACAACCGGCACCGTACTATGTTGGCTCCTCCCAGACCCTGCCCCGGGGCATGTACTCCTCAGAACGCAACAAAGTCTCCATGG gagCGCCAGTGAAACCACTCAGATCACTCAATTCAAGGGGTAGCATGGAACCCCTGTTCCCCTACACCCCGGATCAGTTATACAGCATTCCAG ATGGTTATACCAGTTCTCCGGAGCGGAGTAGCCGTGGGAATTACGAGGAACCCTATTATAGCCAATATGGAACCAGGGGTGCTGTAGTGGCTCCCATTATAGACGAAGAACAAAG cgaTGGAACCCTTACCGAGGATCAGTATGCTCTCTATGGAATAAAGGTGGGACCCAATCGATTGCCACATCGCGGAAACCAGATCTACGATCCCACTAG GCCAGAAGACCTGCACCGGATTCGCGTGGAGCACATGGAGCGGCAACTGGCCAACCTGACGGGTCTGGTGCAGAAGGCATTGGTTAATCAGAACCCGCAGATTGCGCCACTGGCGGTTCCCACACTGGATCCCAATTACCTGGTCGTTCCATCGCAGATGCAAG CCAATGGCTCTGGGGATGATCTGTACATTCGGGAGAAAGCTCCCAAGTTGGGCAAGAACTCGTGCC AAAAATCCGTGTCCTTTGAGAAGTCAGTGTCCTTTAGCGATGACATACAGGGAATACCCAAGTCTCACAGTCCTCTACATGCTG CTGATACGAAGCCAACCAAGCCGGCAATCAAGTCATCCACCCTACCGCGCACCTCGTCCCAAG AACGCGATCGGTTGAAGCCTCCTCCGCCACCCAAACCCATTGTCTTGGCTCAGACCGCCCATCCCAGCTACCGGGCGGACATTGCTCTGGCTCCCGAGGTCTACAATCATTTGCGAGGACTCCAGAAGAAGGCCAAGGATCTGCGTATGGAGGTACGAACTCTGAGACGCCTCTCCCAGGCCCAGGCCGTGGCCGTTCGCGAGGACATCAAGGGCACTTTTATGCGCATTCGGGCCACACTCTTGGCCAGCAGTGGCAGTTTTTGGAACCATCAGGGCGATCAGGATGCCACACGGATTTCCAGAGAGGAGGAGCTCTACAAGCAGGAGGTGATCCGATTGGAAAAGGATCTCAGCGACCTGGAGGCCTCCGTGGAGAATCTACGCGGCGAGGTCATCAATCGTAGGACTCGAGTGAACATGACCGCCGTGGAGGACATGGCTCTGGTGCTGAGCAGGGCCAG CAAAACCGTGGCCGAGCTGAAGCTCAAATTCCCAGCTCTGTCCAATGGACTGCGGTGCATCCTCTCCAACGAAATGGAAAAGGTGGTCCGCGAAGAaaagttcctcaaggaagagCCCGACCGCTTGGAGTCGGCGCTACGTCGCTGTAAAAAGCTAACCGGCACCTTAGTGACACTAAAACG cTTGGCAAGTGTGCAGGAACAGAGGTTGCCGCCGAACGAGCCGACCATCAATGAGGAACCACCGCGATCTGCGGATATCTCGGCGCCCGACAAG TTTAACTGGCGATGGAGTTCAAACTTCAAAGAGGCAATTACTGAGTAA